One genomic window of Candidatus Nanohalobium constans includes the following:
- a CDS encoding YybH family protein, with translation MGRDIRKWLQKFEKSWKSQDVESVLELFTGDVVYYETPTQKLESKDEIREEWEGIESQKDIELDFEVFSADEEKFTVKWSLSYFQNGKQRDLNGIYLIGLNKENKCFEFRQYCQLE, from the coding sequence ATGGGCAGAGACATCCGGAAATGGCTGCAAAAATTCGAGAAGTCTTGGAAATCGCAGGATGTTGAATCTGTTCTCGAGCTTTTCACTGGGGATGTCGTGTACTACGAAACTCCGACTCAGAAACTTGAAAGTAAAGATGAAATACGGGAGGAATGGGAAGGTATTGAGAGCCAGAAGGATATTGAATTAGATTTTGAGGTTTTCTCCGCCGATGAGGAAAAGTTTACGGTAAAATGGAGTCTTTCATACTTCCAAAATGGAAAACAGAGGGATTTGAACGGTATCTATCTGATCGGGTTGAATAAGGAGAATAAGTGTTTTGAGTTCCGGCAGTACTGTCAACTTGAGTAG
- a CDS encoding hydrogenase/urease maturation nickel metallochaperone HypA → MEKVGNALIGLMQDLSRLSTNGKAEIKVNEKLCEPHQFQALFQHFARGTILERVDLDVDSLETQVNCSCGYQNTHDGEHNGYTKCPRCGKFAEIQDHAYKLINPDPSKTGERKTIRF, encoded by the coding sequence ATGGAAAAAGTCGGCAACGCACTGATCGGACTGATGCAGGACCTATCCCGACTATCCACAAACGGAAAAGCCGAGATCAAAGTAAACGAAAAACTGTGCGAACCCCACCAGTTCCAAGCACTATTCCAACACTTTGCACGCGGCACAATTCTTGAACGAGTCGACCTCGATGTCGACAGCCTGGAAACACAGGTAAACTGTAGCTGCGGATACCAAAACACGCACGACGGAGAACACAACGGATACACCAAATGCCCCAGATGCGGCAAATTCGCAGAAATACAAGACCACGCCTACAAACTAATCAACCCAGACCCCAGCAAAACAGGCGAAAGAAAAACAATCAGATTTTAA
- the rnhB gene encoding ribonuclease HII: MTEKKVVGIDEAGRGPVIGSMFIGGFMVEESRLDEVEGLGVKDSKKLSDKKREDLAEKLREVGKPFLKEITASEIDDLREVMSLNEIEIQGFTDVIERSDADKIIVDLPEPDGDRFINKMKRELPASFSDREFIAEHEADDNFPIVSAASIIAKSARENHVDELKEKYGYDFKSGYPHDKPTINFLEDYLEEKGELPPETRLSWSTAERIVKENSQKSFDEF, translated from the coding sequence ATGACTGAGAAAAAAGTAGTAGGTATTGACGAGGCAGGTAGAGGTCCTGTAATCGGATCTATGTTTATTGGTGGCTTCATGGTTGAAGAGTCCAGGTTGGACGAGGTTGAGGGTCTCGGTGTTAAGGATTCTAAGAAACTCAGCGACAAGAAAAGAGAAGATTTAGCTGAAAAACTGAGAGAAGTGGGGAAGCCTTTCCTCAAAGAGATTACTGCTTCTGAGATTGATGATTTGCGTGAGGTTATGTCTTTGAATGAGATTGAGATTCAGGGTTTTACTGATGTGATTGAGCGTAGTGATGCGGATAAAATTATAGTTGATTTGCCGGAGCCTGATGGTGACAGGTTTATCAATAAGATGAAGAGAGAATTGCCGGCCAGTTTTTCGGATAGGGAGTTTATTGCGGAGCATGAGGCAGATGATAATTTTCCGATTGTTTCAGCAGCATCCATCATTGCGAAATCAGCCCGTGAGAATCATGTCGATGAGTTGAAGGAAAAGTATGGTTATGATTTCAAGTCAGGTTATCCTCATGACAAGCCGACGATCAACTTCCTAGAGGATTACTTGGAGGAGAAGGGCGAGTTACCGCCGGAGACCAGGTTGAGCTGGAGTACGGCTGAAAGGATTGTGAAGGAGAACAGTCAGAAGAGTTTCGACGAGTTCTAA
- a CDS encoding rhomboid family intramembrane serine protease, producing MVECSECGKQSMSFTCRYCGGKFCSEHRLPEKHDCNGLESGKKEEYSTSSDSEDEEDQKWFDDKFKDKKKPEKQYQKPSMLNETKRILRNNITLVVIGLTVASFLLHQASPAFRNFLTLSPALTETAVNATNQATQELGIGNVLDKTLLTAPWGILTVMLVHGSFIHIAANMITFYFFGTAVERAVGGLEMLKIYLIAGIGSSIGYIIFRNLLYLIHGPIAGNISLAPAVGASGAVIAMFSVVAMLYPKAEVLLYFIIPMKIKTAFRLFAGLELINLIAILAGIRLPVLGGFASSAHLAGLAIGLYFGKKLQEKHKKRSSAFNPLGY from the coding sequence ATGGTAGAGTGCTCTGAGTGTGGAAAGCAGTCAATGAGCTTTACCTGCCGCTACTGCGGAGGAAAGTTCTGTTCCGAGCACCGGCTGCCAGAAAAACATGATTGCAACGGCCTAGAATCCGGTAAAAAGGAAGAATATTCCACTTCTAGTGACTCAGAGGACGAAGAAGACCAGAAATGGTTCGATGACAAATTCAAAGATAAGAAGAAACCTGAGAAGCAGTATCAGAAACCTAGCATGTTGAATGAGACAAAAAGAATACTTAGAAACAATATTACCTTAGTTGTAATTGGATTGACCGTAGCTTCATTCCTGCTACATCAAGCTTCTCCTGCATTCAGAAACTTTCTCACCCTTTCACCCGCACTCACCGAGACCGCTGTCAATGCCACCAATCAGGCAACGCAGGAACTCGGAATAGGAAATGTGCTAGATAAGACACTGCTGACGGCCCCATGGGGAATACTCACAGTGATGCTAGTCCATGGCAGCTTCATACATATCGCAGCCAACATGATAACATTCTACTTCTTTGGAACAGCAGTGGAAAGAGCAGTCGGCGGACTAGAAATGCTGAAAATCTACCTGATAGCAGGGATAGGATCAAGCATTGGATACATCATCTTCAGAAACCTACTCTACTTAATTCACGGACCGATAGCAGGAAACATTTCACTGGCACCAGCAGTCGGAGCATCCGGCGCAGTTATAGCAATGTTCAGCGTAGTAGCAATGCTCTACCCAAAAGCAGAAGTCCTGCTCTACTTCATCATCCCAATGAAAATAAAAACCGCATTCAGACTATTCGCAGGTCTAGAACTCATCAACTTAATCGCAATACTAGCGGGCATCAGATTGCCCGTCCTCGGTGGATTCGCATCCAGCGCACATCTAGCAGGACTAGCAATAGGACTTTACTTCGGGAAGAAACTACAGGAGAAACATAAGAAAAGAAGCTCAGCCTTCAATCCTTTAGGCTACTAG
- a CDS encoding deoxyuridine 5'-triphosphate nucleotidohydrolase encodes MTINKTQLKERIKEDDLINNFIDLENQLQPAGFDVTAAEVHRFEEAGQLDFSNSEREIPDTEEVKPVKKDEEDDYGWWNLEPGAYKVVMNERVDIPENFIGVAHPRSSLLRMGCTIGNALWEPGYTGPGEFVLIVQNPEGVEIKENARVNQLTFEEIDETEGYDGVYHEG; translated from the coding sequence ATGACTATAAACAAGACACAACTTAAAGAGAGAATCAAGGAGGACGATTTGATAAACAACTTCATCGACCTAGAGAACCAGTTACAGCCCGCGGGATTCGATGTAACTGCTGCTGAAGTCCACAGGTTTGAGGAAGCTGGTCAACTCGACTTCTCAAACAGTGAAAGAGAAATACCGGATACAGAAGAAGTCAAACCGGTCAAGAAAGATGAGGAAGATGATTATGGCTGGTGGAATCTGGAACCAGGAGCCTACAAAGTAGTGATGAACGAAAGAGTCGATATACCGGAAAACTTTATCGGGGTGGCTCATCCAAGAAGTTCTCTGCTACGTATGGGGTGTACAATTGGCAACGCTTTATGGGAGCCAGGGTACACTGGTCCGGGAGAGTTTGTCTTGATTGTTCAGAATCCTGAGGGCGTCGAGATTAAGGAGAACGCCCGTGTCAATCAATTGACTTTCGAGGAAATTGATGAGACAGAAGGTTATGATGGAGTATACCACGAAGGATAG
- a CDS encoding class I SAM-dependent methyltransferase, whose product MDLGTGPRSPCAEDVEEMLDISESYGLDIRNYPVNGVGCGHGVENPVYDGNEPGREFVLADAGKLPFDDEAVDIVTAGRFLNNFDEESSEEVIDEVKRVLKPEGYFVGDIKMYRPLRPDQMMQFRKTGALAYLTSEMRQESHEEQLETHFNELETGRSWIIEDERPYVSTLYFKAQK is encoded by the coding sequence CTGGATCTTGGTACCGGACCTCGATCTCCATGTGCTGAAGATGTTGAAGAAATGTTAGATATTTCTGAAAGTTACGGTTTAGACATCAGAAATTATCCTGTTAACGGAGTTGGCTGCGGACATGGTGTCGAAAACCCTGTCTACGATGGAAACGAGCCCGGAAGAGAGTTTGTGCTGGCAGATGCTGGAAAACTACCTTTTGATGATGAAGCAGTTGATATAGTGACTGCTGGCAGATTTCTCAATAACTTCGATGAAGAATCTTCAGAAGAAGTAATAGATGAAGTAAAGAGAGTTCTAAAACCAGAAGGATATTTTGTTGGAGATATCAAAATGTACCGCCCCTTGCGACCCGATCAAATGATGCAGTTCAGAAAAACCGGAGCTCTAGCATATCTAACCTCAGAGATGAGACAGGAAAGCCATGAAGAACAACTCGAAACACATTTCAATGAGTTAGAGACAGGAAGATCCTGGATAATAGAAGATGAAAGACCGTATGTGAGTACCCTATACTTCAAAGCTCAGAAATAG
- a CDS encoding RBBP9/YdeN family alpha/beta hydrolase, whose amino-acid sequence MEKAFIFHGTGASRDDHWFPWLEEKLEEKGVEVCRPDFPTPEGQELENWLEVLDKQEIEIDKDTVLIGHSLGAVFILNILNRRDLDIEAAHLVSAWTGLLPNEQFNEWNSTFQDADFDFEKIKRSIGEIHQFHSASDPYVPLEKAEELAVNLESNLHLKADAGHFNTDSGYTEFPDLWKMIEEK is encoded by the coding sequence ATGGAAAAAGCCTTCATCTTCCACGGAACAGGAGCATCAAGAGATGACCACTGGTTTCCATGGTTAGAAGAGAAACTGGAAGAAAAAGGAGTAGAAGTCTGTCGTCCCGACTTTCCAACACCAGAAGGCCAGGAACTGGAAAACTGGCTTGAAGTTCTGGACAAACAAGAGATAGAGATTGATAAGGATACAGTTTTAATTGGTCACAGTCTCGGAGCAGTCTTTATACTAAACATTCTCAACAGGAGAGATCTCGACATCGAAGCAGCGCACCTTGTATCGGCCTGGACAGGACTACTACCCAACGAACAGTTCAACGAATGGAACTCAACTTTCCAAGATGCCGATTTCGACTTCGAGAAAATCAAAAGGTCTATAGGTGAAATACATCAATTTCATTCTGCCTCTGATCCTTATGTTCCTTTGGAGAAGGCTGAAGAACTAGCTGTAAATCTAGAATCTAATCTGCATCTGAAGGCTGATGCAGGACACTTTAACACTGATTCAGGTTATACAGAGTTCCCAGATCTCTGGAAAATGATAGAAGAAAAATAG
- a CDS encoding LAGLIDADG family homing endonuclease, translating into MAASRVKCDNSDLKAAVEDLRNSGYTNAKISDEIGTRIDSCLYRDHKMSLESFEKLLEIADREINHELVSDDRYGSKEIANFTKNGDLAELCGLILGDGHIQYRSRRNNSRNTSTYFVSITLNKDEEEIIENSGNLLEEVTGLEAKTYKKQGNCVRIVIHSKDAVEKFQEIGLEPGHKTEKQVSIPNWIKKSEKFCRRCVKGLIDTDGSIYNDKRKNRCYKRIIFKNYSEPLLEDFREMCLTLNIKTVDGGPHQVQVSMKDIDKFIKTVNPIKAHTS; encoded by the coding sequence ATGGCTGCCTCCAGAGTCAAATGCGATAACTCAGATCTTAAGGCAGCAGTTGAAGACTTGAGAAATTCAGGGTATACAAATGCTAAAATATCGGACGAAATAGGCACCAGAATAGACAGTTGTCTTTACCGAGACCACAAAATGAGTTTGGAATCCTTTGAGAAGTTATTGGAAATTGCGGATAGGGAAATTAACCATGAACTAGTTTCTGATGATCGATACGGCTCAAAAGAAATAGCCAATTTTACTAAAAATGGCGATCTAGCTGAACTATGTGGCTTAATTCTTGGAGATGGGCATATACAGTATAGATCCAGACGAAACAACAGTAGAAATACCTCAACTTACTTTGTTTCGATTACACTGAACAAAGATGAGGAAGAAATAATCGAAAACTCAGGAAATCTATTAGAAGAAGTAACTGGTTTGGAAGCCAAAACATACAAGAAACAAGGCAACTGTGTGAGAATAGTCATCCACAGCAAAGATGCTGTAGAAAAATTCCAAGAAATAGGGCTAGAACCCGGCCACAAGACTGAAAAACAAGTATCCATTCCAAACTGGATCAAAAAGTCAGAGAAATTCTGTAGAAGGTGCGTCAAAGGCCTAATAGACACAGATGGATCAATATACAATGACAAAAGAAAAAATAGATGCTACAAGAGAATAATATTCAAAAACTACTCTGAACCCCTTCTAGAAGACTTCAGAGAAATGTGCTTAACTCTAAATATAAAAACTGTCGACGGCGGACCTCACCAAGTACAAGTATCAATGAAGGACATCGACAAATTCATCAAAACAGTAAACCCAATAAAAGCCCACACATCCTAG
- the aspS gene encoding aspartate--tRNA(Asn) ligase, with product MIERIYTHDITPEDDGEEVAVAGWAHEIRDLGGITFIVVRDREGQIQATFKEDRNEELFNKAQEVGKEDLVHIKGEVTETDQAPGNRELVPKSLEIVGEAESPLPMDISKDIDSDLSTRLDNRFIDLRTPEVHAIFSLRSHLVQSMEEWFDEEGYIDIETPTIAKMGAEGGAELFPVIYYDQEAFLSQSPQLYKQMLMAAGFDKVYKTGTAFRAEEFATSRHVSEISMFDVELAFIEDQHDVMDVVEESLRYTLKETKERADDDLEVLDIDLEIPEDDFPRIKFEEARRILREEYDHSPEDEGDLDTEGEQLLGEHFIEQGHPAVFIVGYPGEKFYYGEAREEDEYQSRRFDMLYKGLELVSGGQREHDPDRLMRKVEEEGIDPEDISFYLESFKFGMPPHGGYGLGLDRLVKQVAELDNIKEAILFPRTPDRLEP from the coding sequence ATGATTGAAAGAATCTATACTCATGATATTACGCCAGAAGACGACGGCGAAGAAGTAGCCGTCGCCGGATGGGCACATGAAATCAGAGACCTCGGAGGAATCACCTTCATAGTCGTCAGGGACAGAGAAGGACAGATCCAGGCAACATTCAAGGAAGATAGAAACGAGGAACTGTTCAACAAAGCCCAAGAAGTCGGGAAAGAAGACTTGGTACACATAAAAGGAGAAGTAACTGAAACAGACCAAGCACCAGGCAACAGAGAACTAGTACCGAAATCCCTGGAAATAGTAGGAGAAGCAGAGTCACCATTGCCGATGGATATCTCCAAAGACATCGACTCCGACCTTTCAACTAGATTAGACAACCGCTTCATCGACTTGAGGACGCCAGAAGTACACGCGATTTTCTCACTGAGAAGCCATCTAGTACAGTCAATGGAGGAATGGTTCGATGAAGAAGGATATATCGACATAGAAACACCTACAATCGCCAAAATGGGTGCAGAAGGAGGAGCAGAACTCTTCCCAGTAATCTACTACGACCAAGAAGCATTCCTAAGCCAAAGCCCACAGCTCTACAAGCAGATGCTGATGGCAGCCGGATTCGACAAAGTATACAAGACAGGAACAGCATTCAGGGCTGAAGAGTTCGCAACAAGCCGACACGTATCAGAGATCAGTATGTTCGACGTCGAACTAGCCTTCATCGAAGACCAGCACGATGTAATGGATGTAGTAGAAGAAAGCCTTCGCTACACACTAAAAGAAACCAAGGAAAGAGCAGATGACGACCTAGAAGTCCTAGACATCGACCTAGAAATCCCTGAAGACGACTTCCCACGAATCAAGTTTGAGGAAGCAAGAAGAATCCTCAGAGAAGAGTACGACCACAGTCCAGAGGATGAAGGAGACCTGGACACAGAAGGAGAGCAGCTTCTCGGCGAACACTTCATAGAACAGGGACATCCAGCAGTATTCATCGTCGGATACCCCGGAGAAAAGTTCTACTATGGAGAAGCAAGAGAAGAAGACGAATACCAGAGCAGAAGATTCGACATGCTCTACAAAGGCTTAGAACTAGTCTCAGGAGGACAGAGAGAACACGACCCAGACCGCCTAATGAGAAAAGTCGAAGAAGAAGGAATCGACCCAGAAGACATAAGCTTCTACCTAGAGTCTTTCAAATTCGGAATGCCGCCACACGGAGGATACGGACTAGGACTAGATCGCCTGGTTAAACAGGTTGCCGAACTAGACAACATCAAAGAAGCAATCCTATTCCCAAGAACTCCAGACAGGCTGGAGCCTTAG
- a CDS encoding ribbon-helix-helix domain-containing protein, protein MDTLAVKVPEGQKRKLGEIAEEEGYPNTSEFVREMIREEINKRKVLRQEFVEEIEERVEQVENGEISLEDMKTNEELKS, encoded by the coding sequence ATGGATACTTTGGCTGTGAAGGTTCCTGAAGGGCAGAAGAGAAAACTTGGTGAAATCGCTGAGGAGGAGGGATATCCAAACACCTCGGAGTTTGTAAGGGAGATGATTCGTGAAGAGATCAACAAGAGAAAAGTCCTCAGACAGGAATTTGTAGAGGAGATTGAGGAAAGGGTTGAACAGGTAGAAAATGGAGAAATCAGCTTGGAAGATATGAAGACAAACGAAGAGTTGAAGAGCTAA
- the endA gene encoding tRNA-intron lyase, with amino-acid sequence MKVEAEITDKGLKVFEEEKAEEIHEEKYYGKILEDETLQLSPCEALHLMERDVEFEIEGETLERQEAYEKFCEIDDEFSYKYPAYSDLRERGYIVKSGFKFGAHFRVYPRGVNPYKDGDKREREHTKYVVHAVPENHSMSFPEMSRAVRLANNIRADMLWAVNDTEDQVTYYQVDFKRL; translated from the coding sequence ATGAAAGTCGAAGCCGAAATCACGGATAAAGGGCTGAAAGTTTTCGAAGAGGAAAAAGCCGAGGAAATCCACGAAGAGAAATACTACGGAAAAATCCTGGAAGATGAAACACTTCAACTCTCGCCCTGCGAAGCACTTCACCTCATGGAAAGAGATGTAGAATTTGAGATAGAAGGAGAAACACTTGAAAGACAGGAAGCTTACGAAAAATTCTGCGAAATCGACGACGAATTCTCCTACAAATACCCAGCCTACTCAGATCTCCGTGAAAGAGGCTACATCGTAAAATCAGGCTTCAAGTTTGGTGCACACTTCCGAGTATACCCCAGAGGAGTCAATCCATACAAAGACGGCGACAAAAGAGAAAGAGAACACACAAAATATGTCGTACACGCCGTACCCGAAAACCACTCAATGAGCTTCCCAGAAATGAGCCGAGCAGTCAGGTTAGCTAATAATATTCGTGCAGATATGCTCTGGGCAGTAAATGACACAGAAGACCAAGTAACCTACTACCAAGTCGACTTCAAAAGGCTTTAA
- a CDS encoding ROK family protein — MENVFLGVDIGAKITRIGIGNSENLVNVDEIRTGDYWSVNGFLELVSDFIEDSEYNAEEIDGVGIGVSAIVDKEEKEMTCSKYLDEISFNEVEENFGIPVSLEANCNTAVIGQKKHGEQDVDNLATVNMWGGIGAGVYFDNKLLSSGNRMPAAGSIVLDYEKGLTWMDLCSGKELPETIEKIVRKDTRHTEAKKKTGKHGEEDITLEEMLEKAEEYDEVAEDCIDELAHINAVGVANVVNAYAPELITFRGTIAQKHPEFMEEIMKRVKYLSANPEPEMKVTEIENIGVKGAIALAEQNYSS, encoded by the coding sequence ATGGAAAATGTATTTTTAGGAGTGGATATCGGAGCTAAGATTACTAGAATTGGTATAGGAAACTCTGAAAACTTAGTTAATGTCGACGAGATTAGGACCGGTGATTACTGGTCCGTAAATGGGTTTTTGGAACTGGTAAGTGATTTTATTGAAGACTCTGAATATAACGCAGAGGAGATAGATGGTGTGGGTATCGGGGTTTCCGCCATCGTTGACAAGGAAGAGAAGGAGATGACATGCTCAAAGTATCTAGATGAGATTTCTTTCAATGAAGTAGAGGAAAATTTTGGTATTCCTGTTTCATTGGAGGCTAACTGCAATACTGCTGTTATAGGTCAGAAAAAGCATGGGGAACAGGATGTAGATAATTTAGCTACTGTCAATATGTGGGGCGGTATTGGAGCAGGCGTATACTTCGATAACAAGCTGTTGAGTAGTGGAAACAGAATGCCTGCTGCAGGCTCCATAGTACTAGACTATGAGAAAGGATTGACTTGGATGGATCTGTGTTCGGGAAAGGAGCTGCCTGAAACAATCGAGAAAATAGTTAGGAAAGACACTAGGCATACGGAAGCAAAAAAGAAAACCGGCAAACACGGTGAAGAAGATATAACATTGGAAGAAATGTTGGAGAAGGCTGAAGAATACGATGAAGTGGCAGAGGACTGTATTGATGAGTTAGCCCATATCAATGCTGTAGGCGTGGCCAATGTAGTCAACGCATACGCTCCTGAGTTAATTACTTTTAGAGGTACGATAGCTCAGAAGCATCCTGAGTTTATGGAGGAGATAATGAAGCGTGTAAAGTATCTTTCAGCAAACCCAGAACCGGAAATGAAGGTTACTGAAATCGAAAACATAGGTGTTAAAGGCGCAATAGCACTGGCAGAACAAAACTACTCAAGTTGA
- the glyS gene encoding glycine--tRNA ligase yields the protein MDNLSEKVAELARRRGFYSPTAEAYGGVAGFQTFGPEGAELKRNIENSWRQTFSRELGHREIEAPTVMPEAVFEASGHLDGFDDMIIECPECGKSSRADHIVEDNTEIEEAEAFSKEKIESLFKDHDLKCPSCGADLAGEKVNDFNLMFETNIGPGSSNAGYLRPETAQGIFTEFPRFKEYMRNQLPFGITQIGKAYRNEISPRQGLVRVREFTQAELEHFIDPEEDSPDIEKVKDIELKLYPVSEQQKEDGEYLYLTVEEAIDQDVIESEWIAYYLGYAKQWYESIGVDMDRFRFRQHLPDELAHYSTDCWDAESDIGDSDEEDWLEISGFSYRGCYDLTKHGKHSEEDFTIFKEYDEPEIVEEAKVDPDMGYLGPEFGNKAGKIVERLQNLAEEDPEVFGQDEVAVEVDGEEFSVPSDKCNFSVEEVKKSGEHITPHVAEPSFGVDRIVYTVLVHAYDEDKVEDEERTVLHMSDEVAPTEVAVFPLMDKEGLGEKASEVADMLRDKGFSVKYDDTGNIGRRYRRQDEVGTPVCITVDYETLEEEPETVTVRDRDSTEQERVEVSDLAEELS from the coding sequence ATGGATAATTTAAGTGAGAAAGTGGCTGAGCTGGCGAGGAGAAGAGGATTTTACTCTCCGACAGCTGAGGCTTACGGAGGCGTCGCAGGATTCCAAACATTCGGACCCGAAGGCGCAGAACTCAAGAGAAACATCGAAAACAGCTGGAGACAGACATTCTCCAGAGAACTAGGGCATAGAGAGATAGAGGCTCCTACCGTGATGCCTGAAGCAGTATTTGAAGCTTCAGGACACCTGGACGGCTTCGACGACATGATAATAGAATGCCCAGAATGCGGCAAATCCAGTAGAGCCGACCACATAGTAGAAGATAATACAGAAATCGAAGAAGCTGAAGCATTCTCAAAGGAGAAAATTGAGTCCCTCTTCAAAGATCACGACCTGAAATGTCCAAGCTGCGGTGCAGATCTGGCTGGAGAAAAGGTTAATGACTTCAACCTGATGTTCGAGACGAATATCGGACCAGGAAGCAGCAACGCAGGCTACTTAAGACCTGAGACAGCGCAGGGTATTTTCACTGAGTTCCCTCGTTTCAAGGAGTACATGAGGAACCAGCTGCCCTTCGGCATCACACAGATCGGTAAGGCCTACAGAAACGAGATTTCGCCACGACAAGGGCTTGTCAGAGTCAGAGAATTCACCCAGGCAGAACTCGAACACTTCATCGACCCCGAAGAAGACAGTCCTGATATCGAGAAAGTGAAGGATATCGAGCTTAAACTATACCCTGTCAGCGAGCAGCAGAAAGAAGACGGAGAATACCTTTACCTAACGGTCGAAGAGGCAATTGACCAGGATGTGATTGAGTCCGAATGGATCGCTTACTACCTCGGATACGCCAAGCAGTGGTACGAGAGCATCGGCGTCGACATGGACCGTTTCAGGTTCAGACAGCATCTCCCAGATGAGCTAGCGCATTACTCCACCGACTGCTGGGACGCAGAAAGCGATATAGGTGACTCAGACGAAGAAGACTGGCTTGAAATCTCCGGTTTCAGCTACAGAGGCTGTTACGACCTAACTAAACACGGAAAGCACTCAGAGGAAGACTTCACAATTTTCAAAGAGTACGACGAGCCCGAGATAGTTGAGGAAGCCAAAGTAGATCCTGACATGGGCTACCTAGGACCAGAGTTCGGCAACAAAGCAGGAAAAATAGTAGAAAGACTACAGAATCTAGCTGAAGAAGATCCTGAAGTCTTTGGACAGGACGAAGTAGCTGTTGAAGTTGATGGCGAGGAGTTCAGTGTTCCTTCCGATAAATGCAACTTCAGCGTTGAAGAAGTGAAGAAATCTGGTGAACACATCACTCCACATGTTGCTGAGCCATCATTCGGCGTAGACAGAATCGTCTATACTGTCCTTGTTCATGCTTATGATGAGGACAAAGTAGAGGATGAGGAAAGAACAGTCCTCCATATGAGCGATGAAGTGGCACCTACAGAAGTAGCAGTCTTCCCATTGATGGATAAAGAAGGTCTAGGTGAAAAAGCCAGCGAAGTAGCTGACATGCTGAGAGACAAAGGATTCTCAGTCAAATACGACGATACAGGAAACATCGGTCGCCGCTACAGAAGACAAGACGAAGTCGGAACCCCTGTCTGCATCACAGTTGACTACGAGACTTTGGAGGAAGAACCTGAGACTGTGACTGTCAGAGATCGTGACTCTACAGAGCAGGAAAGAGTTGAGGTTTCAGATCTTGCTGAGGAGCTTTCCTGA